The window GTGGAACAAATGACTCGCAGAGTATTCACCCACGCCTGCTGGGCCTGCCGACGTGTTCCACACGCGATTTAGAGCGACATTTCATTTGTACAAGGTGCTGGGCTTATTGCCAAAACACGTGGACCAAAACGCATCCTAATGCTAAATTGTATTGAACATAAAGGGCAAATACATATTTAGTAGTGGGGAAATGGAATGAATCCATCATAAGGTCAAACTGTCAGGATTGTAAAACTGCGTTGTTTCAAGTAAAAACAGCCATACGTATGGGAAAATACTTGATCAGTTCATACTTCAAAACAATGTTTGTTGTAAGCAATCTCGATCACTatacaaagaagaaaaggctGGGATCCGTCCGTTCCCTTCTTACggcactggccctaatcctcttccgtaccTTCTTGACACTTCGTGATTATGACATTTtcttctgttgttgttttttttcagcactACAAGTTGCTCTCAGATGAGCGTCACCACAAGTAATGAATTCAGTCTGgtggtaaattaaaaaaacaatgacaagttGAGTTCATACGGCCAACTGTATGTACTATTGTCAATATGCGGTGCCAAAATGAAGCAGGGCGATGTGTCATGATATCACGTTCCTCCCaactttaaaagaaaacaccgAGCTTGGACTGGTTTGTAAAAGTGAGTCACGTACGAGGGAATAAAGTGCTTGCCAagtgaaaactttttttcctaaGCAAACCTCAACTTTCTTTGACGTTTTATGCGACTCTAAATGGAGAACTCAAATAAGAGGAAAATGATGCGTAAGTTAGCTTATCCAGCTAGCATGCAATGGCTTCCTTTCAAAGAGAAATATGAATGTCATGAGAGCGTCGGTGTACTTGAGCAAACAAGGACAAATGCTGCCAGCAACCTTTCTTCAGTCTCTTGTCTAGACAAGCCTTTGGGGTGTGGTGTTTACCATGCACATTTGATCAAAACAAGCCCAATCCTCAAACAAAGCCCACAATGGACCACATTGCTCAAAACTGGCTTTTCATCTCAACATGCAGCGTGGCTGACTTGTGGTCAGCATAGACGTGGGGCTTACATCAGACCGGTTCTGGGTTCGAACCTGTGCGGCAggcatttgcatgttctcccagtACTGGTGCGTGCGGGGTTTCTCCAGGAAATCcggcttccttccttccacatttcaaaaacacgcGTGTGAAgtttagacagaactttattgtcattttgtcaacactaggtgtacaaatatattctatatttttatatagaatgtcactttttttttttaaccagccgaaatacctctacattgctgaaagccgtatgcaacgaaatttcgtttttgtacacacctagtgttgacaaaatgacaataaagttctgtctaagtctaagtcttaTTCATGATTCACACCGCTCCAGCTCACCTAATGAGGAGAAGTGATTCAAGAAAATGGGTAGCTTTCATTCATCAGAATATAGGTGAACAATTGAGACATGGTCAGATTTTCATATCAGGTGTGCTTTCACATCAAGACAGACTGCTACTcttgtgtcatttgaaaaagtgtGCACTGAAAAGGTTGCTTTTTGCCGCAATCAATAAATCTTCCTGGATTGTCTCATGCAGATAATGCCACGTACTTTGTTGAACATTCTCCTGGGGAATGAAGGGCAACATCAAAATGTCCTCTGGGTCATTTCAACCgatagtgttgacaaaattgCCTTGAGAGGGAGGAGACACCTGATGCTCCTGGGATGACGTCTTGGGAGAGCACTCCTCGGATTtgttgccatctagtggcggCGGAAATACGTTGTGAAGCGATTTCTTGATTGGAAGCTACCGATCGGTACAGCAAGTTCCAAAGGATGTGTGACCATTAGACGTTGGTTAAAATGCGACCGAGCAGTCGTTTTAATGTGACACATGACTTCATGGAATCATTCATTACATCGTTGACAATCCAAAGGcacaaacatttgaataaatgtgACGTCGTCacactgcaaaacaaaaaatatatacagtgTACGCAAATCGTGAGCTCTTATTTTATTCACTCCTAATGACATTACTCTTTATTGCATAATTGAATACCCGATCATTATATTCGGTCGTAGCTCTATGTGTTAGGGTTGTATACGAACGACATTGTCGGCTAGCACCTAGCATGTGTTAGCTTCCCGGTCTCTATGACAACGCTCACGCGcaccctctctctctctcgcgtgcgcgcgcgcaaaCATGGCTGCCTCCGTATCCCCGCTCCGCTCCTACTGGGCACTTTATAGCAGGTTGGCAGACCCCCACCGCTCCTGTCGGGCCAAGCTGCGGATCCACAGAAAATGGGAGAGTCAACGGAGGCACCTGCATCAATCGACCACGAGGTAAAACCACTCAAAAGTGTCCGCTGGAGTCAAggctttttttaatagcatACTCGGACGTTACTTTCAAGCGGAGGTGATGATGGGAGGGGAGTTgggggacggacggacggacgttaCTTTCAAGCGGAGGTGATGATGGGAGGGGAGCTGGGGGACGGACGGACTGACGGACGGACGTTACTTTCAAGCGGAGGTGATGATGGGAGGGGAGCTgggggacggacggacggactgacggacggacagacctGGGAAGGCCATGCGGCTCGACTGCAGGTGCTGCCGTATTTGCTGGCGTTGCGTATCAGAAGGTCATCAAAAAAAGACGACAAATGAGAGAAGCCAGCTAGTGTGGCCGCATGGATGCCACCAGCCGCTGTCCGAAAGGAATGATCACTGCAGACGGAGCAAAGAAGAAAGCAGTCACCGCAGCAAGCTAACCTGAGCCAGTCAATGTCACTTTGCATTGCCGAACGTCATCTATCCATTTCAAACACAGtaaatggatggacggacggacgcatGAACAGAAAACCCGCTGCGATTGTGACTTTACAATTGATACAAGTAAACAGGTCGCCCTGCTATCATCGCAGCCCATTTCCCAGTCTATCCAAAAGAGCGGACTAATGAAGTGCTTCTTCAAATTGCTTCCAAATACAAccattgtatttatattttgcaaatgtattATTGTACTTGAAAACAGTGAACTGCACTTCATGCACTTAGCAAATAGACTGTAGTGGAGTGCACGTAACAAAGAAACGTTGACGCCAGCAAGCGTGCGTACCTGCCAAATAGATTTGACCATTTGCAGGCATGCCGCCGTGGTGATTTCGGGGACGGCGTTGGCTCGTCAGCTCCACAGAGAGATCCAACGTGACGTGGAAGAGCTCGTTGCTCAGGGGAACATGAGACCTCATCTAGGAGTGGTCTTCGTGGGGGATGACCCGGCCAGCAGGACTTACGTTCGGAACAAAACACGCGCTGCCAGCACTTTGGGTCAGATGTCACACCTTTCTAAACACTCTGTGACTAAGATGAAAAGTAACACAGCTGTTGACACCCTGACAAATACTCAAGGAAAAGGAACGTGCTTTTTGCACACTAGGTATTTCCAGCGACACGGTGTTGCGACCGAGCTCCGTCTCTCAGGAGGAGCTGCTGGATCTAATAGACAAGATGAACCGAGACTGGCGGGTCAGCGGCGTGTTGGTGCAGCTGCCACTTCCCGGTAAACACCGACGCAAGCGTGCCGTgcgctggctggccggccggccaccgGCCGGCTCACTCTGACCTCACGGCTCCGGTCATTCTTGTCGTCGTCGGGCAACGCTGCTCCATCTTCAATGACAATCATGTCGTTCATGCCTCTCTTGACTTAGAGCACATCAATGAAAGAGCAGTGTGTAATGCCATTGCTCCAGAGAAAGACGTGGACGGCTTCCACATTGTGAATATCGGCAAGCTGTGTCTTGACCAGAGATCCATGGTGCCTGCCACGCCTGCAGCTGTCTGGGAGATCATCAAAAGAGCAGGTAAGCAAAGTATAGAAAAGGCTTTCTTTTTTAGAAGACGGGTGAAATATGAAAAGTACAATCATCGACTGGCATCCAAATGTCTTTCAAACAGTATCGTTCAATTTACGACAGCAagtccactagatggcgcccAATAATACTTGTTTACCCTGCAATGGACACTGAATCATACGTCaatacattttctatttcCTGTAGTCTTGCAAAAAACTAACCATCAAATCCTCAAACCTTTTCCATTGTCATTTGGAGTTGTATCGTATTACAATAACAGCGGCATGTGCTCTGGTCGGGATAACAACTCGAAATGAGCCACAAAAtgcacattcaaatcaaaatggcgGACTGACTAcatatggatggatgtgtgtgtgttggaggtTTACAAGATTTGGTGAGTTTTTGGACAAATCCGTGGCCTCCTgaccaaagtcagctgggatgaaCTCCATCTTTCAAGTGACCTTGATCGagacaaagagaagaaaatgaatcaTGATGCACATTGACAACTTCAAGCAGGATCCAAATATGAAGAATTTGACtgttcttctttttgtcttcatctGTGTCAGATATGGGTCAGCACATGCAGTCATTGGATGCTTATCATAGCCCTTCCCCTCCTCTTTTATCCTTGAGAGGAAGGACTAGGACAAATGGAGTTGTTCTCCCTGAGGTGCCAGGCATAATTCATTCCCCTTCAACTATTTCCccttgaaaatgtgtggctgGCGCAGGTATTGAGACGGTGGGGAAGAATGTGCTGGTTGCCGGACGCTCCAAAAATGTGGGGATGCCCATCGCCATGTTGCTGCATACCGATCGGAACCATGAGCGCCCTGgcggtgagtgagtgagtgagtgagtgagtgagtgagtgagtgagtgagtgagtgagtgagtgagtgagtgagtgagtgagtgagtgatgtTGTGTCAACATAACTCTTATTTCCAACAAGTGGCTGAATGGAGCATATGAGCCATGATCACAGATGTGCTGTTGTCTTTGCGCAAACCAGCCAGCGTATTGCAATAAAACCTTCACGCTCGAACACCGGCAAGGTCATAAAAATCGGAACAATCTTGAAGGCccaccaaacacacacacacacacgccagtCTGAGCCGATGAGCAGTCTGCAGTTCCGAGCTAGTCGCAACATAGCAGTCAATGTTGAACCATTTTGGGAAATAATGTCGTTGCATTGTCATTGCAATTCCgtttttttatgacttttaTGTCCTTTTCTAATTTAGTTAGTGGCCACGGAACTGGAAAACACAAGCTCGATTCACCCCGCAGCCTGATGTTAGATATTTGCCCAAATTCTCCccggagggagggggggactgAAGATTCAGCCAAAATGACACGCAGCTAGCACGGCAATGGGTTTTCGCGCAGCGCTGGCTGATGTCTCTGCACAATATGGGGCGGAGTCAAAGATAATATCTGTCAATCTAAAAGTACCTTAAGCCATTTTTTACCAAGCAGATCTTCAgcccatgaaaaaaaagaaaagaaatgaacaGATTGAAAGTGAAGAATGTTAAACGCTCACCACAATTAATCATGCACATCAAGTTTCATATTTCAACATTGGACTTATTTCATAAGTGTACCCTTCCACTCACACTGCCGCCGGCAGATGTTTACCGGAAAGGTAAAGGTAAGCGCTTGCGCTTCATGAGGGGGGACTCAAACGGATCAGGCCACCTTATAAGGTTGCAGGAAGTTCCAAAGGCATTTGCTGAGGCATTTACAGGAATTAGCTTTTGAGTAGCCACCATATAGACACATACATACACTTGCCTTATTCATTTGTGGACTTTTCCTAACTTGACGAGGCAATAAAAAGTGCTACGTCACATCCAAGCCAAAAAAGCATGCGGTTGGTTGGCCGGCCGGTCCAATAGATTTGCACAGGACTACATATGATATACTCCAAGAGTcgcttatttcatttttaccaCTCACCGGCGGCACAGGCGCAGGTATGCCTGCTATGTGATGCTGGCGACACGCTGCGACTtgcctttccttccttccgccAGATTCCCTCTGAACGCTCCTTGAGATGGCTGCAGGCCTAATCTCCCTGTTACTGCTCAGCTCAGCTATGACTGAAGGGCATGCATACTATTGAAGGAAGaaacaaacccaaaaaaaGATCATTGTGCCAATGGTGTCAACGCTTTTGTGTACTTGAGGATGGAGCGGTGCTTTGAAAGCAGTGGATCAGACTTCTCCTTCACTTTCCCCGCTGCCGCCCGCCGCTGCTTCCGATTCCCCGGCTTGTGCGCTCGCCTCGGATGCGCCGCGTAGGAATACGCATGGTAGTCGTCCAAATGAACTGAGGATATG is drawn from Syngnathus acus chromosome 9, fSynAcu1.2, whole genome shotgun sequence and contains these coding sequences:
- the mthfd2l gene encoding probable bifunctional methylenetetrahydrofolate dehydrogenase/cyclohydrolase 2 isoform X1, with product MAASVSPLRSYWALYSRLADPHRSCRAKLRIHRKWESQRRHLHQSTTRHAAVVISGTALARQLHREIQRDVEELVAQGNMRPHLGVVFVGDDPASRTYVRNKTRAASTLGISSDTVLRPSSVSQEELLDLIDKMNRDWRVSGVLVQLPLPEHINERAVCNAIAPEKDVDGFHIVNIGKLCLDQRSMVPATPAAVWEIIKRAGIETVGKNVLVAGRSKNVGMPIAMLLHTDRNHERPGGDATVTIAHRCTPKERLKELSSLADIIVTAAGVPGLITADMVKESAAVIDVGINRSLDPKTGKLRLVGDVDFEGVKEKASYITPVPGGVGPMTVAMLMKNTVTAARNALMH
- the mthfd2l gene encoding probable bifunctional methylenetetrahydrofolate dehydrogenase/cyclohydrolase 2 isoform X2, producing MAASVSPLRSYWALYSRLADPHRSCRAKLRIHRKWESQRRHLHQSTTRHAAVVISGTALARQLHREIQRDVEELVAQGNMRPHLGVVFVGDDPASRTYVRNKTRAASTLGISSDTVLRPSSVSQEELLDLIDKMNRDWRVSGVLVQLPLPEHINERAVCNAIAPEKDVDGFHIVNIGKLCLDQRSMVPATPAAVWEIIKRAGIETVGKNVLVAGRSKNVGMPIAMLLHTDRNHERPGGDATVTIAHRCTPKERLKELSSLADIIVTAAGVPGLITADMVKESAAVIDVGINRSLDPKTGKLRLVGVKEKASYITPVPGGVGPMTVAMLMKNTVTAARNALMH
- the mthfd2l gene encoding probable bifunctional methylenetetrahydrofolate dehydrogenase/cyclohydrolase 2 isoform X3; the encoded protein is MRLDCRHAAVVISGTALARQLHREIQRDVEELVAQGNMRPHLGVVFVGDDPASRTYVRNKTRAASTLGISSDTVLRPSSVSQEELLDLIDKMNRDWRVSGVLVQLPLPEHINERAVCNAIAPEKDVDGFHIVNIGKLCLDQRSMVPATPAAVWEIIKRAGIETVGKNVLVAGRSKNVGMPIAMLLHTDRNHERPGGDATVTIAHRCTPKERLKELSSLADIIVTAAGVPGLITADMVKESAAVIDVGINRSLDPKTGKLRLVGDVDFEGVKEKASYITPVPGGVGPMTVAMLMKNTVTAARNALMH